One Rhodospirillales bacterium DNA segment encodes these proteins:
- a CDS encoding DUF763 domain-containing protein, with the protein MARRAGSADLPLHGGRVPRWLSDRMTRLGTVIGEAIVLEYGRDELLRRLAHPFWFQSFGAVMGMDWHSSGITTSVIGALKRGLTPVSRELGIHVCGGRGRHSRRTPDELVAIGDRVGIDGAALAQASRLVAKVDSAAVQDGFELYLHGFIVTDDGHWVVVQQGMNGDRRQARRYHWLSEGLQSFVDAPHAAIDGLDQGMIVNLTDRRAEASRRRQVDLLGEIGPDGIARQLARLKRRHLEPPDPPVQLALPHLVMPEHHDVRPDDIVTRRLHGTLAAAAERGPQDFCELLLVPGVGARTVRALAQVAEVVHGAPCRFSDPARFSVAHGGKDCHPYPVPLKVYDRTIAVLKSAVHKARLGQSEELAAIRRLDEQARRLELHARGPSIEALFANERALSHRYGGQSIFGAEPPPIMRARSFPDGRKVR; encoded by the coding sequence ATGGCGCGGCGGGCGGGCAGCGCCGACCTGCCGCTGCATGGCGGCCGCGTGCCCAGGTGGCTGAGCGATCGCATGACCCGGCTGGGCACGGTGATCGGGGAGGCGATCGTTCTCGAATATGGTCGCGACGAGCTGCTGCGCCGGTTGGCGCATCCCTTCTGGTTCCAGTCGTTCGGCGCGGTGATGGGGATGGACTGGCATTCCTCGGGGATCACCACCAGTGTCATCGGCGCGCTGAAGCGCGGCCTGACACCGGTGTCGCGAGAACTCGGCATCCATGTTTGCGGCGGCCGCGGCCGTCATTCGCGGCGGACGCCCGATGAGCTTGTCGCGATCGGCGATCGGGTGGGCATCGACGGGGCGGCGCTCGCTCAGGCGAGCCGGCTGGTCGCCAAGGTCGATAGCGCTGCGGTCCAAGATGGGTTCGAGCTCTATCTCCACGGCTTCATCGTCACCGATGACGGGCACTGGGTCGTGGTCCAGCAGGGCATGAACGGCGATCGCCGCCAGGCCCGGCGCTATCACTGGCTGTCTGAAGGATTGCAGAGTTTTGTCGACGCGCCGCACGCCGCCATTGATGGCCTGGACCAGGGGATGATCGTCAATTTGACCGATCGTCGCGCGGAGGCCTCGCGCCGGCGGCAGGTCGATCTTCTCGGCGAGATCGGGCCGGACGGGATCGCGCGGCAGCTCGCCCGGTTGAAGAGGCGCCACCTCGAGCCTCCGGACCCGCCAGTCCAGCTTGCGCTGCCGCATCTCGTCATGCCCGAGCATCACGATGTCCGGCCCGACGATATCGTCACCCGTCGCCTACATGGCACCCTGGCGGCGGCGGCCGAACGGGGGCCGCAGGATTTCTGCGAGCTTCTTCTCGTCCCGGGCGTCGGCGCGCGGACGGTTCGCGCGCTGGCTCAGGTCGCCGAAGTCGTCCACGGCGCCCCCTGTCGCTTCAGCGATCCGGCGCGATTCTCCGTCGCCCACGGCGGCAAAGACTGCCATCCCTATCCTGTGCCGCTGAAGGTCTACGATCGCACGATCGCGGTGCTGAAGAGCGCCGTGCACAAGGCCAGGCTCGGCCAGTCCGAGGAACTGGCGGCGATCAGGCGCCTGGACGAACAGGCCCGTCGGCTTGAGCTGCACGCTCGCGGACCTTCGATCGAGGCGCTGTTCGCCAACGAGCGCGCGCTTTCGCACCGCTATGGCGGCCAAAGCATATTCGGCGCCGAGCCACCGCCGATCATGCGCGCGCGTTCGTTTCCTGATGGGCGAAAGGTTCGCTGA